From the Limosilactobacillus panis genome, one window contains:
- the mraZ gene encoding division/cell wall cluster transcriptional repressor MraZ — MLMGEYEHVIDSKGRLIIPAKFRDQLGTPFVITRGLDGCLFGYPQTEWQNLEAKLKMLPLTKRDARAFVRFLYSAATECVLDKQGRVNIPPVLRKHADLTKDCVIIGVSNRFEIWSATRWQSYSGDTAENFDEIAEDLEIDF; from the coding sequence GTGCTAATGGGTGAATACGAGCATGTTATTGACTCAAAAGGGCGCTTGATTATTCCTGCTAAATTTCGTGATCAATTAGGGACACCGTTTGTCATCACAAGGGGATTAGACGGTTGTCTTTTTGGTTACCCCCAAACCGAATGGCAGAATTTAGAGGCCAAGTTAAAGATGTTACCACTAACGAAGCGGGATGCGCGGGCATTTGTGCGTTTCCTTTATTCAGCGGCTACAGAATGTGTTCTTGATAAGCAGGGGCGGGTGAATATCCCACCAGTATTACGTAAGCATGCTGATCTGACGAAGGATTGCGTGATTATTGGGGTATCAAACCGCTTTGAAATTTGGAGTGCGACTCGTTGGCAAAGTTACTCTGGTGATACGGCCGAAAACTTTGATGAAATTGCTGAGGACTTAGAGATTGATTTTTAA
- a CDS encoding cell division protein FtsQ/DivIB, with amino-acid sequence MDKSHFIPEHQQYAQRLTAIEERRAQADHPHKGGKKIGHKVHKIKWYRYFTNGERVAKLACLFGGVLLLALYVLSPLSKIKQVQVTGNSELGIRQIEEATQIHPGRYIWGVYANRNALSQSAHNKNPQVKSIRVRVTGPQAVKITVQENPVVGIVEIKQRDYDVLANGQLQAAKSDKSKITYQGFYKDRTALRKTAVQIGKVKPVIRNGISAIAYRPNKVSPRRLVIYMRDGNTVYADYKTVGKKLAYYPGIAATMKDPGIIDLQVGAYSYSYGSHDK; translated from the coding sequence TTGGATAAATCCCATTTTATCCCAGAGCACCAACAATATGCACAGCGTTTAACGGCCATTGAAGAACGTCGTGCCCAAGCTGACCATCCCCATAAGGGTGGCAAAAAAATTGGCCATAAAGTTCATAAAATTAAGTGGTATCGTTACTTCACGAATGGTGAACGAGTTGCCAAGCTAGCTTGCTTGTTTGGTGGGGTCCTCCTGCTCGCCCTTTACGTTCTTTCACCGTTGAGCAAGATAAAACAGGTCCAAGTGACGGGTAATAGTGAATTAGGCATCCGTCAAATTGAAGAAGCAACGCAGATTCACCCGGGACGTTACATTTGGGGGGTCTACGCCAACCGGAATGCCCTTAGTCAAAGTGCACACAATAAGAACCCCCAGGTTAAAAGCATTCGGGTGCGTGTCACCGGACCGCAAGCGGTTAAGATTACCGTTCAGGAAAATCCGGTTGTCGGGATAGTTGAGATCAAGCAGCGCGATTATGACGTCTTGGCAAATGGACAGCTGCAAGCGGCGAAGAGCGATAAGAGTAAGATCACGTACCAGGGCTTTTATAAGGATCGTACAGCGTTAAGGAAGACCGCGGTGCAGATAGGTAAAGTCAAACCGGTGATTCGGAATGGTATTTCAGCAATCGCGTATCGCCCTAATAAGGTATCGCCACGGCGGTTAGTTATTTACATGCGGGATGGCAATACCGTATATGCAGACTATAAGACGGTCGGTAAGAAATTGGCCTATTACCCTGGAATTGCGGCGACAATGAAAGATCCTGGGATCATTGACCTTCAAGTGGGTGCTTATTCGTATAGCTACGGGTCCCATGACAAATGA
- a CDS encoding IS1182 family transposase, translating into MYQNYTIGQTEFVLSYNYDLPQNHIARLISDFVDSIPQNVLLEDSGAATGRPSSHPAIMLKILLFAYARQTYSGRKIEMMLDENLPMRWLAHDYAYSYHTINNFRRSQHASKLIKHAFVYFTMALKDHGLIQNDAVFIDGTKVEADANKYSFTWRRAVEKYHAKLREKTSKLYEELVEKQVVQEMAPELVTSAEGMEVMEQELAEKITKLDEEIKQEPKIIKGGSVRKRRRRFLKKLRHQLSNDLIPRAKKYERAEDIFQGRNSYSKTDHDATFMCMKEDPMMNRELKPGYNLQIATHKQFVLDYGLFSNPTDTRTLVPFLPQFHALDFFKHIVADAGYGSEYNYTMILDQFEKQPVIPYTTYQKEQKHKFKNDPTKSQNWQYNAEDDYYIDHLGVRFSFYRYSRRTDKYGFERDFKLYRADKHQLSEQLDELAKTPSGRQRYMQVNPTWNYYKAKVKATLSSDEGKAIYRRRKFDVEPVFGHMKRDFGIRRTHLRGQRAVENDIGLALMALNLTKFGQSISRLATNFINNLKSGL; encoded by the coding sequence ATGTATCAAAATTATACCATAGGACAAACCGAATTCGTACTAAGCTATAACTATGATTTACCACAAAATCATATTGCGCGGCTAATTAGTGATTTTGTCGACTCGATTCCACAAAATGTGCTATTAGAAGATTCAGGAGCGGCTACCGGCCGCCCTTCATCGCATCCAGCAATTATGCTTAAGATTCTCTTGTTTGCCTACGCACGTCAAACTTATTCTGGAAGAAAGATTGAAATGATGTTGGATGAGAACCTGCCAATGCGTTGGTTAGCTCATGATTATGCTTATAGCTACCATACCATTAATAACTTTCGACGCAGTCAGCACGCTAGTAAGCTAATTAAACATGCCTTTGTTTACTTTACCATGGCTTTGAAAGATCACGGACTAATTCAAAATGATGCAGTTTTTATCGATGGGACCAAGGTAGAAGCCGATGCCAATAAATATTCATTTACTTGGCGACGGGCAGTTGAAAAGTATCACGCTAAGTTAAGAGAAAAGACGAGTAAGCTTTATGAGGAACTAGTAGAAAAACAAGTGGTGCAAGAAATGGCACCCGAGCTGGTTACTTCTGCCGAAGGCATGGAAGTAATGGAACAAGAACTTGCGGAGAAAATCACTAAGTTAGATGAAGAGATTAAGCAAGAACCAAAAATCATCAAAGGTGGTTCAGTTAGAAAACGGCGCCGTCGTTTTCTAAAAAAACTTCGCCATCAATTAAGCAACGACCTAATTCCGCGTGCCAAAAAGTATGAACGTGCCGAAGATATCTTCCAAGGTCGTAATAGCTATTCCAAGACTGATCATGATGCGACTTTTATGTGTATGAAGGAAGATCCGATGATGAATCGGGAGTTAAAGCCCGGCTATAACCTGCAAATCGCTACACATAAGCAATTTGTCCTTGATTACGGGCTCTTTTCAAATCCAACTGACACCAGGACCTTAGTGCCATTCCTTCCCCAGTTTCATGCTTTAGATTTCTTTAAGCATATCGTTGCCGATGCCGGTTATGGTAGTGAGTACAATTACACAATGATTCTTGATCAGTTTGAAAAGCAGCCTGTTATTCCATACACAACTTATCAAAAGGAACAGAAACATAAATTTAAAAACGATCCAACTAAATCACAAAATTGGCAGTATAATGCCGAAGATGATTACTACATCGATCATTTAGGAGTTCGCTTTAGCTTTTATCGGTATAGTAGGCGAACCGATAAATATGGTTTCGAACGTGATTTCAAACTCTACCGAGCGGATAAGCACCAACTGTCAGAACAATTGGATGAGTTGGCAAAAACACCAAGTGGTCGGCAACGCTATATGCAGGTTAACCCAACGTGGAATTATTACAAGGCTAAAGTAAAAGCAACCCTCTCAAGTGACGAAGGCAAGGCAATTTATCGTCGACGAAAGTTCGACGTTGAGCCAGTCTTTGGTCACATGAAGAGGGATTTTGGCATACGCCGAACTCATCTACGCGGACAACGGGCTGTGGAAAATGACATTGGGCTAGCCTTGATGGCATTAAATCTAACGAAATTTGGTCAATCAATTAGTCGATTGGCGACTAATTTTATAAATAATTTAAAATCCGGACTATGA
- a CDS encoding cell division protein FtsL, translated as MVSNAARKYESQQGKQVRQIPVLRQQPKRWNRLERALMVVGGAISLLLIITLLSTKISINNRQHNLQDLQARISRVKNSNSSDRQEIAALTSQSSLKRAAHKYGLSDKNSNVRNINK; from the coding sequence ATGGTTTCGAATGCAGCACGTAAATACGAAAGTCAACAGGGTAAGCAGGTTAGGCAGATACCGGTCTTACGGCAGCAACCGAAAAGGTGGAACCGGTTAGAACGGGCCCTGATGGTTGTGGGTGGTGCCATTAGCCTGCTGTTAATAATTACCTTACTTTCAACTAAAATTTCTATTAATAATCGTCAGCACAACTTGCAGGATCTGCAGGCCCGTATTTCGCGAGTAAAGAACAGTAATTCGAGTGACCGTCAAGAAATTGCTGCTTTAACTAGTCAGTCCAGCCTGAAGCGGGCCGCTCACAAGTACGGTTTATCTGATAAAAATTCAAACGTAAGGAACATTAATAAATAA
- a CDS encoding penicillin-binding transpeptidase domain-containing protein, whose protein sequence is MNKEPQRTRNKKNNSNQGNFGKWLFLITIGLFSLFFVRFAYIAINKDVQHVNLKSQAEQIYTQRQVIQAKRGNIYDSKGTAIATDTSKYTIYAVLDHNQRSSKGKPLYVTNKAKTARVLAKYLNLTSKQIEEHLDAKNQPYQVEFGSAGNNLSVATMEKIKQEHLPGINFVATPARQYPEGEFASQIIGMAGPKVNSQTGQTTLSGQLGLEGYFNKELTGKNGMRQDKRDVYGYRLANSKGVTRQAVNGKDIYTTIDAQAQHLLESKVNNVYKTANPNAVTAIVMDARTGRIVAATQRPTLRSKNPVWRNMFVQDAYEPGSTMKILALSAAIDSGHFDPNATFNSGTWAMGGGKIVDWSSSGWGMISFKDAFDMSSNVGFAHIEQNMGAKTWMKYIRRFGLLKQVNVLGMGNEVSGFTQFKGILEQANTAFGQGITVNQMQMLQAFSAVSNNGKMMRPYIVKKIVNADGKVVKSVKPQVVGHPIKASTAKQVRGYMEGVVYDQKGLGHDFQLKGHRIAGKTGTAQIGGANGYSNGDTNYLYSFAGMAPAKHPRYVIYITLRQPKNLSQPATKQMASIFKPVIKSLLEDKEASSSVIKMINVVGQAPDAASDRLNKLHVQPVVIGNGKKVHHQSIVPGKQVLKNQRVILNTGGKYQMPDISGWSAADVQQLAKELNVKLVEHGSGYVSKQSIKANSKVSDHQTLTVEYQNKQ, encoded by the coding sequence ATGAATAAAGAGCCACAGCGAACGAGGAATAAGAAAAATAATAGCAATCAGGGGAACTTTGGGAAATGGCTTTTCCTAATCACGATTGGATTATTTTCCTTATTTTTCGTTCGTTTTGCTTACATTGCGATTAATAAAGATGTCCAGCACGTTAACCTTAAATCACAAGCAGAGCAGATCTACACTCAGCGGCAAGTGATCCAGGCTAAGCGGGGAAATATTTACGATAGCAAGGGGACTGCTATTGCAACGGATACAAGCAAATACACAATCTATGCGGTTCTGGACCATAACCAACGGTCCTCAAAGGGAAAGCCGCTCTATGTTACGAATAAGGCCAAAACTGCCAGGGTGTTAGCCAAGTACTTAAACCTGACTTCCAAGCAAATTGAGGAACATCTGGATGCCAAAAATCAGCCCTACCAAGTTGAGTTTGGCTCGGCCGGTAATAATTTATCAGTGGCGACAATGGAAAAAATTAAGCAAGAACACTTGCCGGGAATTAACTTTGTCGCGACTCCTGCTCGCCAATATCCAGAAGGCGAATTTGCCTCCCAAATTATTGGAATGGCAGGCCCCAAGGTCAATAGTCAGACCGGGCAGACGACCCTTTCTGGTCAGTTAGGTCTCGAGGGTTATTTCAACAAGGAACTGACTGGAAAAAACGGGATGCGTCAAGATAAGCGGGATGTTTACGGTTACCGGCTGGCTAACTCGAAGGGAGTTACCCGGCAAGCTGTTAATGGTAAAGATATTTATACTACCATTGACGCTCAGGCCCAGCACCTGCTAGAGAGTAAGGTCAACAATGTATATAAGACTGCTAACCCGAACGCCGTCACCGCGATTGTGATGGATGCTAGGACGGGGAGAATTGTTGCCGCAACCCAGCGGCCAACCCTCCGCTCGAAGAACCCGGTATGGCGAAATATGTTCGTTCAGGATGCCTATGAACCAGGATCAACAATGAAGATTCTAGCCTTAAGTGCAGCAATCGACTCAGGGCACTTTGATCCGAATGCCACCTTTAACTCCGGAACCTGGGCCATGGGCGGTGGAAAAATTGTTGATTGGTCCTCTAGTGGATGGGGGATGATTTCCTTTAAGGATGCCTTTGATATGTCCAGCAATGTTGGCTTTGCTCACATTGAACAAAACATGGGAGCGAAGACATGGATGAAGTATATCCGACGCTTTGGCCTTCTTAAGCAGGTCAACGTGTTGGGAATGGGGAATGAGGTTTCTGGCTTTACTCAGTTCAAAGGGATTCTTGAACAGGCAAACACCGCCTTTGGTCAGGGGATTACGGTTAACCAGATGCAAATGTTACAAGCGTTTAGTGCGGTCAGCAATAATGGTAAGATGATGCGGCCATACATTGTCAAGAAGATTGTTAATGCTGATGGTAAGGTCGTTAAGAGTGTCAAGCCCCAGGTTGTTGGCCACCCCATTAAGGCGTCAACGGCTAAACAGGTTCGTGGTTACATGGAAGGTGTCGTCTATGACCAGAAAGGATTGGGACATGACTTCCAGTTAAAGGGCCACCGGATTGCTGGTAAGACCGGGACCGCCCAAATTGGGGGAGCCAACGGGTACAGCAATGGGGATACCAATTATCTTTACTCCTTTGCGGGGATGGCGCCTGCAAAACATCCACGTTACGTCATATACATCACATTACGGCAACCAAAGAACCTGAGCCAGCCGGCAACAAAGCAGATGGCATCGATCTTTAAACCGGTAATAAAGAGCTTGCTCGAAGATAAGGAGGCTAGTTCCAGTGTTATTAAGATGATCAACGTGGTTGGTCAAGCGCCCGATGCGGCATCCGACCGCTTGAATAAGCTTCATGTTCAGCCGGTAGTGATTGGCAATGGCAAGAAGGTTCACCACCAGTCCATAGTGCCAGGTAAACAGGTACTCAAGAATCAACGCGTGATCCTTAACACGGGTGGTAAGTACCAAATGCCTGATATAAGTGGTTGGAGTGCGGCCGATGTTCAGCAACTGGCCAAAGAATTAAATGTTAAGCTGGTTGAGCACGGAAGTGGCTACGTAAGTAAGCAAAGCATCAAAGCCAACAGTAAGGTTAGCGATCATCAAACCCTTACCGTTGAGTACCAAAATAAGCAGTAA
- the murD gene encoding UDP-N-acetylmuramoyl-L-alanine--D-glutamate ligase, whose translation MKEIKDYQGKMVLVIGFGISGLNAAHLLVKLGAQVTANDMKTPQDPQVVTDLKADGITVITGSNPLSLANQDFDLVVKNPGIPYDNPLVAKFVEKKTPIITEAELGWEIFDGHLVSVTGSNGKTTTTTLTQLMLAKSSTHKVKYAGNIGVSFSKVAEELGPDDTLVTELSSFQLLGTPTIHPHIAIITNIFSNHLDYHKTRENYINAKLNITRNQTKDDFLIMNWDRDEWQEIARRSQATIVPFSRQDKSHKGSYEENGDIYWRGERIMAAKDIRLIGPQNVENALAAIAAAKLSGVSNEDIVSVLTTFSGVRHRLQYVLDYKGRRFYNDSKSTDIEATEVALQGFEQPVILLAGGLDRGYTFERLVPYFKKHVKAIIVFGQCKDKMKDAAEQAGIPTILESENAITAVPAAWKVSEPGDVILLSPANASWDQFPSFEVRGDRFIEAVEKLTGRKENN comes from the coding sequence ATGAAAGAGATTAAAGATTATCAAGGGAAAATGGTCCTCGTAATTGGCTTTGGAATTAGTGGATTAAACGCCGCCCACTTACTTGTTAAGCTCGGTGCTCAGGTAACGGCAAATGACATGAAGACACCACAGGATCCGCAAGTGGTTACTGACTTGAAAGCGGACGGTATTACCGTTATCACCGGGAGTAACCCCCTGTCTTTAGCTAATCAGGACTTTGACCTGGTGGTTAAGAACCCGGGGATTCCATATGATAATCCCCTGGTTGCTAAGTTCGTTGAGAAAAAAACGCCAATCATCACTGAAGCCGAGTTAGGCTGGGAAATCTTTGACGGACATCTGGTGAGTGTCACTGGAAGTAATGGTAAGACGACAACGACGACCTTAACACAACTGATGCTGGCCAAAAGTTCCACCCATAAGGTGAAATATGCCGGAAATATCGGGGTTTCCTTCAGTAAGGTGGCCGAAGAATTAGGGCCTGACGATACCTTGGTCACGGAACTCTCTAGTTTCCAACTGTTGGGGACGCCGACAATCCATCCCCATATCGCGATTATTACTAATATTTTTTCTAATCACCTGGACTATCATAAGACCCGTGAGAACTACATTAATGCTAAATTAAATATTACCCGGAACCAGACCAAGGACGACTTCTTGATCATGAACTGGGACCGTGACGAGTGGCAAGAAATTGCCCGCCGTAGCCAGGCCACCATTGTCCCATTCTCACGGCAAGACAAGAGTCATAAGGGTTCGTACGAAGAAAATGGTGATATTTACTGGCGGGGTGAACGAATCATGGCAGCAAAGGATATCCGCCTGATTGGCCCGCAAAACGTTGAAAACGCGCTGGCAGCGATTGCGGCTGCCAAGTTAAGCGGGGTTTCCAACGAGGACATTGTCAGTGTTCTAACAACCTTCAGTGGGGTCCGTCACCGTCTTCAGTACGTGCTTGATTACAAGGGACGGCGCTTCTATAACGATTCAAAATCCACCGATATTGAGGCCACCGAGGTTGCCTTGCAGGGCTTTGAGCAGCCGGTAATCCTGTTAGCTGGTGGTTTAGACCGGGGGTATACTTTTGAACGGCTTGTACCTTACTTTAAGAAACACGTTAAAGCAATTATCGTATTTGGACAGTGTAAGGATAAGATGAAGGACGCGGCTGAACAAGCTGGCATCCCAACAATCCTGGAAAGTGAGAATGCCATTACGGCGGTGCCCGCAGCCTGGAAGGTTAGTGAACCGGGGGATGTGATCCTTCTTTCACCGGCCAACGCCAGCTGGGATCAGTTCCCGAGCTTTGAAGTGCGGGGGGACCGCTTCATTGAGGCGGTTGAAAAGTTGACAGGACGAAAGGAGAATAACTGA
- the mraY gene encoding phospho-N-acetylmuramoyl-pentapeptide-transferase, with the protein MNLLSGVLTLISAFLITFLLMPSLIRYFRSKKEGQQIRKEGPTWHAKKAGTPTMGGLLFIISAVITILWVAVWQGLVDNTLWALLLILVVYGLIGMWDDSIKIFHHQNEGFKAWQKALCQVIAAMVFTVIYQHEGFQMGFGTDQYGWLYGLFIIFWIVGFSNAVNLTDGLDGLVSGLSIISFLAYLVIALVNLNQPGYPEIALFCLAMIGTLLGFFPYNHKPAKIFMGDMGSLAIGASLAAVSLLLHHEWSLLVIGIVYVCETASVILQVASFKLTGKRIFKMSPIHHHFEMCGWSEWKIDIVFWIVGLIGAVIAVSTILLVG; encoded by the coding sequence ATGAATCTATTAAGTGGTGTTTTAACGCTCATCAGTGCGTTTTTAATTACTTTTCTACTAATGCCGTCGTTAATTCGATATTTTCGGTCCAAGAAGGAAGGCCAACAGATTAGAAAAGAGGGTCCAACTTGGCACGCCAAGAAAGCAGGAACTCCAACAATGGGAGGGCTCCTCTTTATCATTTCGGCAGTGATTACGATTCTCTGGGTGGCCGTTTGGCAGGGGTTGGTTGACAATACCCTCTGGGCCCTCCTATTAATTCTTGTTGTCTACGGTTTAATTGGAATGTGGGACGATAGTATTAAGATTTTCCACCACCAAAACGAAGGTTTTAAAGCATGGCAAAAGGCTCTGTGTCAGGTGATTGCGGCAATGGTCTTTACTGTGATCTATCAGCACGAAGGCTTTCAGATGGGGTTTGGAACTGATCAGTACGGATGGCTGTATGGCCTTTTCATTATCTTCTGGATTGTCGGCTTCTCTAATGCCGTTAACCTGACCGATGGTTTGGATGGCTTGGTTAGTGGTCTGTCAATCATTTCTTTCTTGGCTTACCTGGTAATTGCCCTGGTTAACTTGAACCAACCGGGCTATCCGGAAATTGCCCTTTTCTGTCTGGCCATGATTGGGACTTTGCTAGGCTTCTTCCCTTATAACCACAAGCCGGCTAAGATTTTCATGGGTGATATGGGGTCATTAGCGATTGGTGCTTCTTTGGCAGCTGTTTCTTTACTTCTTCACCACGAATGGTCCCTGCTGGTCATCGGAATTGTTTATGTTTGTGAGACGGCAAGTGTGATCCTCCAGGTAGCTTCCTTTAAGTTAACCGGTAAGCGGATCTTCAAGATGAGTCCAATCCACCACCACTTTGAAATGTGTGGGTGGAGTGAATGGAAAATTGATATTGTCTTTTGGATTGTTGGGTTAATTGGGGCAGTTATTGCTGTCAGCACGATTTTATTAGTTGGTTAA
- the murG gene encoding undecaprenyldiphospho-muramoylpentapeptide beta-N-acetylglucosaminyltransferase — MRLLVSGGGTGGHIYPALALIERLKQVEPGTEVLYVGTTRGLENKIVPDAGIKLETMKMQGFKRSLSLENFKTIYLFLKSVHHAKSIIRDFKPDVVLGTGGYVSGAVLYAAAKHHIPTVIHEQNSVVGVTNKFLSRYVDEIAIAFAAARSQFPKGKVTMVGNPRAQQVVSQTDSQFSWTSYGLKDDVPTLMIFGGSQGAPKINKTVVDAIPQFNEREYQVIFATGQKRYDQVKELLKDVQIADNVKVVPYIKDMPAKMPKVAALVSRAGATTIAEVTALGVPTILIPSPYVTANHQVKNAQALVRKNAAVMITEDNLDARSLMVQADKIMENADLRNEMAAASRKLGKPDAADHLIKVLHKAINDHQK; from the coding sequence ATGCGTTTACTAGTTTCTGGAGGCGGAACAGGTGGTCACATTTATCCGGCCCTTGCATTAATTGAGCGTCTTAAACAGGTTGAACCGGGAACCGAGGTTCTGTACGTGGGAACGACCCGTGGCTTAGAAAATAAGATTGTTCCAGATGCGGGAATTAAGCTGGAAACGATGAAGATGCAGGGCTTTAAGCGGTCGCTCTCCTTGGAAAACTTTAAGACCATCTACCTCTTCTTGAAGTCGGTTCACCATGCTAAATCGATCATCAGGGATTTTAAACCCGACGTTGTTTTGGGAACCGGTGGTTACGTTAGCGGAGCCGTTTTATACGCGGCAGCCAAGCACCATATCCCGACGGTTATTCACGAGCAAAACAGTGTTGTCGGAGTCACTAATAAGTTTTTGAGTCGTTATGTTGACGAGATTGCGATCGCCTTTGCGGCGGCACGAAGCCAGTTTCCTAAAGGAAAGGTAACAATGGTTGGTAATCCCCGGGCCCAACAAGTGGTTTCGCAAACGGATAGCCAGTTTTCCTGGACGAGTTACGGCCTTAAAGACGATGTTCCGACCCTGATGATCTTCGGGGGGAGCCAGGGAGCACCGAAAATTAATAAGACAGTGGTTGACGCCATTCCGCAGTTTAATGAGCGGGAATACCAGGTCATTTTTGCCACCGGTCAAAAGCGCTATGACCAGGTAAAGGAACTGCTTAAAGACGTTCAGATTGCGGATAACGTGAAGGTTGTTCCTTACATTAAGGATATGCCGGCAAAAATGCCAAAGGTGGCGGCACTGGTATCACGGGCAGGGGCAACAACAATTGCAGAAGTTACTGCCCTTGGCGTTCCAACGATTTTAATCCCGAGCCCCTATGTTACGGCTAACCACCAGGTTAAAAATGCCCAGGCTCTGGTCCGTAAAAACGCTGCCGTAATGATTACGGAAGATAACCTTGATGCCCGCTCTTTGATGGTTCAGGCGGATAAAATCATGGAGAATGCTGACTTGCGTAACGAGATGGCAGCAGCTTCGCGGAAACTAGGGAAGCCAGATGCTGCTGACCACTTAATTAAGGTCCTGCATAAGGCAATCAATGACCACCAAAAATAG
- a CDS encoding DUF4044 domain-containing protein, giving the protein MQRKKKRRFQKITMVAIWLMLIAMLGSLIFGAIASLNLI; this is encoded by the coding sequence ATGCAACGGAAAAAGAAAAGGCGCTTCCAAAAAATTACCATGGTTGCAATCTGGTTAATGCTCATTGCTATGCTGGGCTCGCTTATCTTCGGCGCCATTGCTTCACTGAACCTGATTTAA
- the rsmH gene encoding 16S rRNA (cytosine(1402)-N(4))-methyltransferase RsmH — protein sequence MAEFKHITVLRKEAVAGLNINPAGKYVDATLGGGGHTSAILKQLNSGHLFSFDQDRTAIDYNKTALADQINAGKLTLVEDNFRHLKRAMAKQGVTKVDGVLYDLGVSSPQFDDAQRGFSYKLDAPLDMRMNQDQELSAMEVVNDWPYEKLVRILYRYGEERFAKQIARKIEQRRSHQPIRTTFELVDVIKEGIPAAARRHGGHPAKKSFQAIRIAVNDELGALEESLEQAFDILNVGGRISVITFQSLEDRLVKTMFREKSSLAANLPQGLPVIPAGMTPKFKLVNKKPILPSVQELAKNHRAHSAKLRIIKKIKD from the coding sequence ATGGCCGAGTTCAAACATATAACGGTTCTACGAAAAGAAGCCGTTGCTGGATTAAATATTAACCCAGCCGGAAAGTATGTTGATGCGACCCTCGGTGGGGGCGGTCATACCAGCGCAATCTTAAAACAACTTAATTCTGGCCACCTTTTTTCGTTTGACCAGGATAGAACCGCCATTGACTATAACAAGACAGCACTTGCTGACCAGATTAACGCGGGAAAACTAACCCTAGTCGAGGATAATTTCCGCCACCTCAAGAGGGCGATGGCTAAACAGGGGGTCACTAAAGTTGATGGGGTCCTGTATGATCTGGGGGTATCTTCACCCCAGTTTGATGATGCCCAGCGGGGCTTTAGTTATAAGCTGGATGCCCCCCTGGATATGCGAATGAACCAGGATCAGGAGCTATCGGCAATGGAAGTGGTGAATGACTGGCCATATGAAAAGCTGGTGCGCATTCTTTACCGGTATGGTGAAGAGCGCTTTGCCAAGCAGATTGCTCGTAAAATTGAACAGCGACGCAGTCATCAACCGATTCGGACGACCTTTGAGCTGGTTGACGTCATTAAAGAGGGAATTCCAGCGGCGGCGCGGCGCCACGGTGGGCATCCAGCGAAGAAAAGCTTTCAGGCAATTCGGATCGCGGTTAACGATGAACTCGGTGCACTGGAGGAGTCACTTGAACAAGCCTTTGATATTTTGAATGTCGGGGGCCGGATTAGCGTAATCACCTTCCAGTCACTTGAGGACCGGTTGGTAAAGACAATGTTTCGCGAGAAGTCGTCTTTAGCTGCCAATCTTCCGCAAGGCCTACCGGTTATTCCGGCCGGGATGACGCCGAAATTTAAACTAGTTAATAAGAAGCCAATTCTACCTAGTGTGCAGGAGTTAGCTAAGAATCATCGGGCACACAGTGCCAAGTTGCGCATTATTAAAAAAATTAAAGATTAA